A single genomic interval of Celeribacter indicus harbors:
- a CDS encoding winged helix-turn-helix transcriptional regulator has translation MKLGNMSVPGECARITPILSRVGDKWTVLIILILSEHPKRFNQIRREVEDISQRMLTMTLRGLERDGLVARKVYADKNPPWVEYRLTDLGQTLVAPLFALCEWAAENCDTIDANAARAS, from the coding sequence ATGAAACTAGGGAACATGTCTGTGCCCGGGGAATGCGCTCGGATCACGCCGATTCTGTCACGCGTCGGCGACAAGTGGACCGTGCTGATCATCCTGATCCTGTCCGAGCATCCAAAACGCTTCAACCAGATCCGCCGCGAGGTCGAAGACATCTCGCAGCGGATGCTGACCATGACGCTGCGTGGGTTGGAGCGGGACGGCTTGGTGGCGCGGAAGGTCTATGCCGACAAGAACCCGCCTTGGGTGGAATACCGGCTGACCGATCTGGGCCAGACGCTTGTGGCGCCGCTGTTTGCACTTTGCGAATGGGCGGCTGAAAATTGCGACACAATCGACGCCAATGCCGCGCGGGCATCGTAA
- a CDS encoding DUF6511 domain-containing protein has protein sequence MVDFTEEETQALPAVMRALAPEMERIGWDRPLGQLTQNDMHRLIVTTVEAFRAEMAEIASQSEIPF, from the coding sequence ATGGTCGATTTCACCGAAGAAGAAACCCAGGCGCTGCCCGCCGTCATGCGCGCGCTTGCCCCCGAGATGGAGCGCATCGGCTGGGACCGGCCGCTGGGCCAACTGACCCAGAACGACATGCACCGGCTGATCGTCACCACCGTCGAGGCCTTCCGCGCCGAGATGGCCGAGATCGCCAGCCAGTCGGAGATTCCGTTCTGA
- a CDS encoding NERD domain-containing protein produces MTDFQPEPRASAEIFADLRSLATSDGALHGISEIIYRDWVYTIDTQERTVVDDPEHRWSTSRLNKPELMLLLGLAVQSESDRTHTVLCDASVFMSEADRLLRELHDRVMIDVKSALPANLLEVENPLDVVGPMAREAIYYAAESFYLHQFLPFIRQRYRRDGDWLLRNKGISILPMIEIARFISDRINRQMSVVGQLRKSGTALNSGDLTNSLMIPLADLRRKFKGKADAFDRLFAIDVTATNLGFTDPFAINETMICPIIRIGDFLYVPNQYRLFETLYESPFYWMLRDEKYMEIAKTNRGTFLEATAAHILRSVFGPENVHENVTLYNGTKDKAGEIDILVTYGEFVLVVQAKSKRITMQARAGDKAALRRDFRDAIQAPYRQALTCARLIRTGATCVRPDGTKIEVRRVNRLFPMVVLSDHFPAVTMLARSLLEREKEIAPVIWDLGVLDCAARLFPNPVDMIFYLKSRSDLYDQVMSESEHCFIGFHLTHKLALPDEFHGLVIDRDYAQPVDDFMMPFDVGVEGIRPIGILERFDIPIVTDLLRELRSKGPEIAAVVVDLYDFSSEMLRDMAAHITELREEVAAGKALKAFSIPTTAGGLTYVVVDRLSEKSRAAASSIGRKHKYDTKSSHWYVIVDCIQTSNPIDELGCLVWEWQQDHEEQRLADQISGLFRSSRSVIQVGDASKALADKAKDAST; encoded by the coding sequence ATGACCGACTTTCAACCAGAGCCGCGTGCTTCAGCGGAAATCTTTGCAGACTTGCGTAGCCTTGCGACCTCAGACGGAGCATTACACGGTATTTCAGAGATCATCTATCGCGACTGGGTCTATACGATCGATACGCAAGAGCGAACCGTTGTCGATGATCCGGAGCACCGTTGGTCGACTTCCCGCCTAAACAAGCCGGAATTGATGCTCCTGCTGGGATTGGCAGTCCAGTCTGAGTCTGATCGAACACACACTGTGCTCTGCGACGCCTCGGTCTTCATGTCGGAGGCTGACCGGCTTCTTCGGGAGCTTCACGACCGCGTCATGATCGACGTCAAGTCTGCGCTGCCCGCAAACCTGCTTGAGGTTGAGAACCCCCTTGATGTTGTCGGTCCGATGGCCCGCGAAGCCATTTATTACGCTGCAGAAAGTTTCTATCTCCATCAGTTCCTACCGTTTATCCGGCAAAGATACCGGCGCGACGGCGACTGGCTTCTGCGAAATAAGGGTATTTCTATCCTCCCGATGATCGAAATCGCCCGGTTCATCTCGGACCGGATCAACCGACAGATGTCAGTGGTCGGTCAACTCCGTAAGTCGGGCACCGCCCTGAATAGCGGTGACCTGACCAACAGCCTAATGATCCCGCTCGCGGACCTTCGGCGAAAGTTCAAGGGCAAGGCGGACGCGTTCGACCGACTGTTCGCGATCGATGTGACCGCGACGAATCTCGGTTTCACGGATCCGTTTGCGATCAACGAGACCATGATTTGCCCGATCATTCGGATCGGCGATTTCCTTTACGTTCCTAATCAGTATCGGCTCTTCGAAACGCTCTATGAGAGCCCCTTCTACTGGATGTTGCGGGATGAGAAATACATGGAAATCGCGAAGACTAACCGCGGCACTTTCCTTGAGGCTACCGCAGCGCACATCCTTCGATCCGTGTTCGGGCCGGAGAACGTCCATGAGAACGTGACCCTCTACAATGGGACGAAAGACAAGGCGGGTGAGATCGACATCCTCGTCACATACGGAGAGTTCGTGCTGGTCGTCCAAGCGAAGTCTAAGCGGATCACCATGCAGGCTCGGGCAGGTGACAAGGCCGCATTGCGCCGGGATTTCCGTGACGCTATCCAGGCCCCATACCGTCAGGCGCTGACGTGCGCACGGTTGATTAGAACGGGCGCCACCTGCGTTCGGCCTGACGGAACCAAGATCGAGGTGCGCCGTGTGAATCGGTTGTTCCCGATGGTGGTCCTGAGTGACCACTTCCCCGCGGTAACCATGCTGGCCCGTAGCCTTCTAGAACGCGAGAAGGAAATTGCGCCCGTCATCTGGGATCTTGGAGTCTTGGACTGTGCCGCCCGGCTCTTTCCGAACCCGGTAGACATGATCTTCTACCTGAAGAGCCGCTCGGACCTGTACGACCAAGTCATGTCGGAAAGCGAGCACTGCTTCATAGGCTTCCACCTGACGCACAAGCTGGCCCTGCCGGATGAGTTCCACGGTCTGGTCATCGACAGGGATTACGCGCAGCCGGTCGACGACTTCATGATGCCCTTCGATGTGGGTGTAGAGGGTATCCGCCCGATAGGGATCCTGGAGCGCTTTGATATACCGATTGTCACCGATCTCCTGAGGGAGCTGAGGTCCAAGGGGCCAGAAATCGCCGCGGTGGTGGTCGATCTCTACGACTTCTCAAGTGAGATGCTTCGCGACATGGCGGCGCATATCACTGAACTTCGAGAAGAGGTAGCCGCAGGGAAGGCACTTAAGGCATTTTCGATCCCAACCACGGCTGGAGGCCTGACTTACGTTGTAGTTGACCGTTTGAGCGAGAAATCACGCGCAGCAGCGAGCAGCATTGGCAGAAAGCACAAGTACGACACCAAAAGCTCGCACTGGTACGTGATCGTCGATTGTATCCAGACCAGCAACCCTATCGATGAGCTTGGATGCCTTGTTTGGGAATGGCAACAGGATCACGAGGAGCAACGACTTGCCGATCAGATATCAGGTTTGTTTAGATCGAGTCGCTCTGTCATTCAGGTGGGTGATGCATCAAAGGCTCTAGCGGACAAGGCAAAAGATGCTTCCACTTGA
- a CDS encoding phage tail tube protein, with protein sequence MARAQGARALMALAFETTYGTPPASGFIRMPFASTSLGAEQPLLNSELLGYGRDPLAPIKDAVTADGDVVVPLDAEAFGFWLKAAFGAPTTTGVEAPYTHEFQSGSWTLPSMSIETGMPEVPRYATYSGCVLDQITWQMQRSGLLTATARLVAQGETVGTTTSAGTPAALELKRFGHFNGAITRNGTALGNVVSAEITYANNLDRIETIRNDGRIDGADPSIAALTGRIEVRFADQTLVTQAINGEACEMEFAYVLPSGESFTFTVHAVYLPRPRIEISGPQGVQATFDWQAARDSTVGRMCTATLINDIEVY encoded by the coding sequence ATGGCACGAGCCCAGGGGGCGCGGGCGCTGATGGCGCTTGCGTTCGAGACGACCTATGGAACGCCGCCCGCCAGCGGCTTCATCCGCATGCCCTTCGCCAGCACCTCGCTCGGGGCGGAGCAGCCGCTGCTGAACTCCGAGCTTCTCGGCTACGGCCGCGATCCGCTGGCGCCGATCAAGGACGCGGTGACGGCCGATGGCGATGTCGTCGTGCCACTCGACGCCGAGGCTTTCGGCTTCTGGCTGAAGGCGGCTTTCGGCGCGCCCACGACCACGGGCGTCGAGGCCCCGTACACTCACGAGTTCCAGTCGGGGTCCTGGACGCTGCCCTCGATGTCGATCGAGACCGGCATGCCCGAGGTGCCGCGCTACGCGACGTATTCCGGCTGCGTGCTCGACCAGATCACCTGGCAGATGCAGCGGTCTGGCCTGCTCACCGCAACCGCGCGGCTGGTCGCGCAGGGCGAGACAGTGGGCACGACCACCAGCGCCGGAACGCCTGCTGCGCTGGAGCTGAAGCGCTTCGGCCATTTCAACGGGGCGATCACCCGGAATGGGACCGCCCTCGGCAACGTGGTCTCGGCCGAGATCACCTATGCCAACAACCTCGACCGCATCGAGACGATCCGAAACGACGGCCGCATTGACGGCGCCGACCCGTCCATCGCGGCGCTGACCGGTCGGATCGAGGTGCGGTTCGCCGACCAGACGCTGGTGACGCAGGCGATCAACGGCGAGGCTTGCGAGATGGAATTCGCCTACGTCCTGCCCTCGGGCGAGAGCTTCACCTTCACGGTGCACGCCGTCTACCTGCCACGCCCGCGCATCGAGATTTCGGGCCCACAGGGTGTGCAGGCCACCTTCGACTGGCAGGCCGCCCGCGACAGCACTGTCGGCCGGATGTGCACGGCAACCCTGATCAACGACATAGAGGTGTACTGA
- a CDS encoding DUF7697 family protein: MSAALALGDALGVPPLAMAELLPVIEAVMVRKLNEELSANGAPGFRP; this comes from the coding sequence ATGTCCGCCGCGCTGGCGCTCGGTGACGCCCTCGGCGTGCCGCCGCTCGCCATGGCCGAACTGCTGCCCGTCATCGAGGCGGTGATGGTCCGGAAGCTGAACGAGGAGCTGAGCGCGAATGGCGCCCCGGGTTTCAGGCCTTGA
- a CDS encoding type II toxin-antitoxin system VapC family toxin, giving the protein MILVDTSTWIEWLVGSPTGEKLSEHLPEQADWLVPTMVQLELAKWLTREVGEDKADQVIAFTQVCHVVPLDTEIALAAAEACREHKLATADAIIFATARAQGATLLTCDAHFQGLPGVTLIEKIKA; this is encoded by the coding sequence ATGATCCTCGTCGACACGTCGACGTGGATCGAGTGGCTCGTCGGTTCGCCGACCGGCGAGAAGCTGTCCGAACATCTGCCCGAACAGGCCGACTGGCTCGTCCCGACCATGGTCCAGCTCGAGCTGGCGAAATGGCTGACACGCGAGGTCGGCGAGGACAAAGCCGATCAGGTCATCGCCTTCACGCAGGTCTGCCATGTGGTGCCGCTCGACACCGAGATCGCGCTGGCGGCGGCGGAGGCGTGCCGGGAGCACAAGCTCGCTACTGCCGACGCGATCATCTTCGCAACCGCCCGCGCACAGGGCGCGACGCTCCTGACCTGCGACGCACATTTCCAGGGGCTGCCCGGCGTCACCCTGATCGAGAAGATCAAGGCCTGA
- a CDS encoding AbrB/MazE/SpoVT family DNA-binding domain-containing protein, translated as MAETATLSSKFQISIPKAIRAAQHWEAGLTFAFIPKGTGVLLVPVPKREALKGLARGASATDYRDRTDRF; from the coding sequence ATGGCCGAGACCGCGACCCTGTCCTCGAAGTTCCAGATCTCGATTCCCAAGGCGATCCGGGCCGCCCAGCACTGGGAGGCCGGGCTGACCTTCGCCTTCATCCCGAAAGGCACGGGCGTTCTGCTTGTGCCGGTGCCCAAGCGGGAGGCGCTGAAGGGGCTCGCGCGAGGGGCGTCCGCCACCGATTATCGCGACCGGACGGATCGGTTCTGA
- a CDS encoding WYL domain-containing protein produces MDRDKAELRWGIEQRLEFIEFRLFWEGHVNRIDVMQQFGVSVNQASSDLNRYIALAPDNMVYDKSARTYVRGPDFDCKFRPPDAAHYLAQLRLVADDVLERDDCWIPDLPPYASAPTPVRGVEPATLRSVVGAIRQSEAIEVKYQSLSSPEPRWRWIAPHAIVFDGFRWHTRAFCLTDDCFKDFLLSRILDIRGSRESEASADDDRDWHSEVTLEVGPHPALSENQAKVISLDYGMRGGKAEIVVRRALLYCALRRLGLDTDPAARRPQDQPIVLLNREAVTGGNKNAFGVHG; encoded by the coding sequence GTGGACAGGGACAAGGCTGAACTTCGCTGGGGGATCGAGCAGCGGCTCGAGTTCATCGAGTTCCGCCTGTTCTGGGAGGGGCACGTCAACCGCATCGACGTGATGCAGCAGTTCGGCGTTTCGGTGAACCAGGCATCCTCTGACCTGAATCGCTACATCGCGCTGGCGCCGGACAACATGGTCTACGACAAGAGCGCGCGCACCTATGTCCGTGGCCCGGACTTCGACTGCAAGTTCCGCCCGCCAGACGCAGCGCATTACCTCGCCCAGCTCCGCCTGGTTGCCGACGATGTGCTGGAGCGCGACGACTGCTGGATCCCTGACCTGCCACCCTACGCATCCGCCCCGACGCCGGTTCGCGGCGTTGAGCCGGCGACACTTCGCTCAGTCGTCGGTGCCATCCGCCAGTCCGAGGCGATCGAGGTTAAGTACCAGTCCCTGTCGAGCCCGGAGCCGCGGTGGCGCTGGATCGCTCCGCACGCCATCGTGTTCGACGGGTTCCGCTGGCATACGCGGGCGTTCTGCTTGACCGATGACTGCTTCAAGGACTTCCTGCTCTCGCGGATCCTCGACATCCGCGGGTCGCGCGAGAGCGAAGCGTCAGCCGACGATGATCGCGACTGGCATTCCGAGGTCACGCTGGAGGTCGGGCCCCACCCCGCCCTTTCGGAAAATCAGGCAAAGGTCATCTCGCTCGACTACGGGATGCGTGGCGGCAAGGCAGAGATCGTAGTCCGGCGCGCGCTTCTCTATTGCGCGCTAAGGCGGCTTGGGCTCGACACAGACCCGGCCGCGCGGCGCCCACAGGATCAGCCGATTGTTCTATTAAATCGTGAGGCTGTGACAGGCGGCAACAAAAATGCCTTTGGAGTGCACGGGTAA
- a CDS encoding molybdopterin dinucleotide binding domain-containing protein, with amino-acid sequence MLHSLRAFSYAGEADIFREYARLSGIAGGFGLDFDISALRDLSDADYAALAPTRWPVSDTKQGGRFFADGKFYHPDGKARLVATAYREPAARTGRRYPFRLNTGRIRDQWHTMTRTGLSPRLSAHLAEPFLEIHPTDAQDLGIAPADLVQARSPNGEAILRARITDSVQRGQVFAPMHWTGENAPTARVDDLVAPVYDPISGQPESKASVVALHRFDAKWYGFAVSSQPMRPDCAYWAHVPSRKGYRAELAGRSEISDWENTALRLFGLEDVSLSSIVDNARGIARIALTRDEQLLAALFVAPEPVAVSRDYLATLPTSAVPTVLSGRVPADVPDPGPVLCSCFSVGVNTIVDAIETQHLFSVDAIGAALQAGSNCGSCRPEIAALIQTRRSQEAAE; translated from the coding sequence TTGTTACACTCCCTCCGCGCATTCTCCTACGCGGGCGAAGCGGATATTTTTCGCGAATACGCGCGCCTGTCGGGCATCGCAGGGGGTTTTGGGCTGGATTTTGATATTTCGGCCCTGCGCGACCTGTCAGACGCGGATTACGCGGCTCTCGCCCCGACGCGCTGGCCGGTCAGTGACACGAAACAGGGTGGCCGGTTCTTTGCGGACGGGAAATTCTATCACCCGGATGGCAAGGCGCGTCTCGTTGCCACCGCATATCGCGAACCTGCGGCCAGAACCGGCCGTCGCTATCCGTTCCGTCTCAACACGGGTCGCATCCGTGATCAATGGCATACGATGACCCGCACGGGCCTCAGCCCGCGCCTCTCGGCACATCTGGCCGAGCCGTTTCTTGAAATTCATCCGACAGATGCCCAGGATCTGGGAATTGCCCCGGCCGATCTGGTGCAGGCCAGAAGCCCCAATGGCGAAGCAATTCTGCGCGCGCGGATCACGGACAGTGTGCAGCGCGGTCAAGTCTTCGCGCCAATGCACTGGACCGGAGAAAATGCACCGACGGCGCGTGTCGATGATCTTGTCGCCCCCGTTTATGATCCGATCTCCGGGCAGCCGGAAAGCAAGGCCAGTGTCGTGGCACTCCATCGGTTTGATGCAAAATGGTACGGTTTCGCGGTGTCATCCCAGCCGATGCGGCCCGATTGCGCCTATTGGGCACATGTCCCGTCGCGGAAGGGCTATCGTGCTGAACTGGCTGGCAGATCGGAAATTTCGGATTGGGAAAACACAGCGCTGCGTCTGTTCGGTCTTGAGGATGTGTCCCTGTCCTCGATTGTCGACAACGCACGAGGCATCGCCCGGATCGCGCTGACCCGCGACGAACAGCTGTTGGCTGCGCTCTTCGTTGCCCCCGAGCCCGTCGCTGTTTCGCGCGACTATCTCGCGACGTTACCGACTTCGGCTGTGCCGACCGTTCTGTCGGGACGTGTCCCCGCCGATGTCCCCGATCCAGGCCCGGTCCTGTGTTCGTGCTTCAGCGTAGGCGTCAACACAATCGTGGACGCAATCGAGACGCAGCATCTCTTTTCGGTCGATGCAATCGGGGCAGCACTTCAGGCTGGCAGCAACTGTGGTTCCTGCCGCCCTGAAATCGCAGCGCTGATCCAGACAAGACGCTCGCAAGAGGCCGCCGAGTGA
- a CDS encoding GNAT family N-acetyltransferase, translating into MPDTSIEISYEDQDTKGRYVARIEGIDGEGELTVSKVSDVLIIADHTFVPETMRGTGAASALVNRLVGDARAKGQRIVPLCPFVRAQAQRHPEWADVIQT; encoded by the coding sequence ATGCCCGATACCTCCATCGAAATCTCCTACGAAGATCAAGACACCAAGGGGCGGTACGTCGCCCGGATCGAAGGTATCGACGGGGAAGGTGAACTCACCGTCTCCAAAGTGTCCGACGTTCTGATCATCGCCGATCACACCTTCGTCCCGGAGACGATGCGGGGCACCGGTGCGGCCTCTGCGCTGGTGAACCGGCTGGTCGGGGACGCCCGCGCGAAGGGGCAGCGGATCGTGCCGCTCTGTCCCTTCGTGCGTGCCCAGGCGCAGCGCCACCCGGAATGGGCCGATGTCATCCAGACATGA
- a CDS encoding pirin family protein: MSWTPIQSPDCPDAGSLDSIETLIIPRTRDLGGFEVRRALPAPKRQMVGPFIFFDQMGPADFLTGGGIDVRPHPHIGLATVTYLYRGEFHHRDSTGADQLVSPGEVNWMIAGNGVTHSERTSEAMRRQPGSLLGIQTWVALPEQEEDREAAFEHHGKEALPVLEEGGKQVRLILGSAWGARAPVKTFTETFYADVALAAGAGLPLPDDHEDRGVYVVEGSIVVAGETFEAGRMMVFRPGDRISLRAGARGARIMVLGGETMNGPRYISWNFVASSQEKIDAAKEAWAQGDWSHGRFRLPPGDEEDFIPLPDRLK; encoded by the coding sequence ATGAGCTGGACACCGATCCAATCCCCCGACTGTCCGGATGCCGGATCCCTGGACTCGATCGAAACCCTGATCATTCCCCGCACGAGGGACCTCGGCGGTTTCGAAGTGCGCCGCGCGCTGCCTGCGCCGAAACGGCAGATGGTCGGGCCCTTCATCTTCTTCGACCAGATGGGCCCGGCCGACTTCCTGACCGGGGGCGGGATCGACGTGCGGCCCCATCCGCATATCGGGCTCGCGACCGTCACCTATCTTTATCGGGGGGAGTTTCATCACCGGGACAGCACCGGAGCCGACCAGTTGGTCTCTCCCGGCGAGGTGAACTGGATGATCGCCGGAAACGGGGTGACGCATTCCGAGCGCACGAGCGAGGCGATGCGCAGGCAGCCCGGTTCGCTCCTCGGCATCCAGACCTGGGTCGCGCTCCCGGAACAGGAGGAGGACCGGGAGGCCGCCTTCGAGCACCATGGAAAGGAGGCGCTGCCCGTCCTCGAGGAGGGGGGCAAGCAGGTGCGGCTGATCCTCGGCTCCGCCTGGGGCGCGCGTGCGCCGGTGAAGACGTTCACGGAGACCTTCTATGCCGATGTGGCGCTGGCTGCCGGGGCCGGGCTGCCGCTGCCGGACGATCACGAAGACCGCGGTGTCTATGTCGTGGAGGGCAGCATCGTCGTGGCGGGCGAGACATTCGAGGCGGGCCGGATGATGGTCTTCCGGCCCGGCGACCGGATCAGCCTGAGGGCCGGCGCGCGGGGCGCCCGGATCATGGTGCTGGGCGGCGAAACGATGAACGGTCCGCGATACATCTCGTGGAACTTCGTTGCCTCCTCGCAGGAGAAGATCGACGCGGCCAAGGAGGCCTGGGCGCAGGGCGACTGGTCGCATGGCCGGTTCCGTCTTCCTCCCGGCGACGAGGAGGACTTCATCCCGCTTCCCGACCGGTTGAAATGA
- a CDS encoding AI-2E family transporter produces the protein MNVEIRNFTYFTALALMLGWLLHIGKQVLLPVMVAMIALYVLSSAAQRMQRLPLLGRLGAPYRRALALLVFVVLVALVFTYIIDTITKVTTVLPRYEDNLNALVTRAARMLGIEDQPTWATIRDATLGQVRVQTWISPVLSSMQGLGGMLFLAVLYAFFFMAERGRMATKLVLALNDQERGQRTLALLARINARIGEYLSVKTVVNIILGGICFAIMWLFGLEFALFWAIMIGLLNYIPYIGSMIGVIFPVLLSLAQFGSLGRAGALAVLLTSAQILVASYLEPMMMSRAFNLSPFVVLLALAFWSALWGLSGAMLAVPLTATLIIVLAEIEPTRPLAIMLSANGKV, from the coding sequence ATGAACGTCGAAATCCGTAACTTCACCTATTTCACCGCGCTTGCACTGATGCTGGGATGGTTGCTGCACATCGGCAAGCAGGTGTTGCTGCCGGTCATGGTGGCGATGATCGCGCTCTACGTGCTGTCCTCCGCCGCGCAGCGGATGCAGCGTCTCCCGCTGCTGGGCCGGCTGGGCGCGCCTTACCGGCGGGCGCTGGCGCTGCTGGTCTTCGTGGTGCTGGTGGCGCTGGTCTTCACCTACATCATCGACACGATCACCAAGGTGACGACCGTCCTGCCGCGCTATGAGGACAACCTGAACGCGCTGGTGACCCGCGCCGCCCGCATGCTGGGCATCGAGGACCAGCCGACCTGGGCCACCATTCGCGATGCCACCCTGGGGCAGGTCCGGGTGCAGACCTGGATTTCCCCGGTGCTCTCCTCGATGCAGGGGCTGGGCGGCATGCTGTTCCTGGCGGTGCTCTACGCCTTCTTCTTCATGGCCGAACGCGGGCGCATGGCGACCAAGCTGGTGCTGGCGCTGAACGATCAGGAGAGGGGGCAGCGCACGCTGGCCCTCTTGGCGCGGATCAACGCGCGGATCGGGGAATACCTGTCGGTGAAGACGGTGGTGAACATCATCCTCGGCGGCATCTGCTTTGCGATCATGTGGCTGTTCGGACTGGAATTCGCGCTGTTCTGGGCGATCATGATCGGCCTCCTGAACTACATCCCCTACATCGGCTCGATGATCGGGGTGATCTTTCCGGTGCTGCTGAGCCTCGCGCAATTCGGCAGCCTGGGCCGGGCCGGGGCGCTGGCGGTGCTGCTGACCTCGGCCCAGATCCTCGTGGCCTCCTATCTCGAGCCGATGATGATGAGCCGCGCCTTCAACCTGTCGCCCTTCGTCGTCCTGCTGGCGCTTGCATTCTGGAGCGCGCTCTGGGGCCTGTCGGGGGCGATGCTGGCGGTGCCGCTGACCGCCACGCTGATCATCGTCCTGGCGGAGATCGAACCGACGCGACCGCTGGCGATCATGCTGTCGGCGAACGGCAAGGTCTGA
- a CDS encoding LLM class flavin-dependent oxidoreductase, which translates to MKYGIFLPNGSNGYILSGSTSLYEPTFEHNKQISVEAEELGFDMVLSMMKYRGFGGRTGYWDSCLETFTLMAGLAAVTRKISLFPSVTLLAHHPAVVARMVATIDDISGGRCGLNVVTGWNKPEYTQMGLWPDDSYYARRYELAKEYVSILRQLWADGRCTTQTEHYTLEDCACYPVPRHQPMVVAAGQSPAGMQFVAEVGDRNFVMASGETLKQKVADLKGTARDLGREVGTFACIQIVAEATDEEAEAHTRKIIEDADLGAITAVMASATLDTNPAGTSEQLKNALNRDPADGNAAFMGMPVIRGSYQRVAEQLDRVAEETGIDGVMLCFPDYLKGIRDFGDRIMPHLSSASL; encoded by the coding sequence ATGAAATACGGAATATTTCTGCCGAACGGCTCCAACGGTTATATCCTGTCCGGCTCGACATCCTTGTACGAGCCGACCTTCGAGCACAACAAGCAGATATCGGTCGAGGCGGAAGAGCTCGGCTTCGACATGGTCCTGTCGATGATGAAATATCGCGGCTTCGGGGGACGCACCGGCTATTGGGACTCGTGCCTCGAGACATTCACGCTCATGGCCGGTCTGGCGGCCGTGACCCGCAAGATCTCGCTGTTTCCCTCCGTCACCCTGCTGGCGCATCACCCGGCGGTGGTTGCGCGCATGGTGGCGACCATCGACGACATCAGCGGCGGGCGGTGCGGGCTGAACGTGGTGACCGGATGGAACAAGCCGGAATACACGCAGATGGGTCTCTGGCCCGACGACAGCTATTATGCGCGCCGCTACGAGCTGGCGAAGGAATATGTCTCGATCCTGAGACAGCTCTGGGCCGACGGCCGGTGCACGACGCAGACGGAGCATTACACGCTCGAGGATTGCGCCTGTTATCCGGTGCCCAGACATCAGCCGATGGTCGTCGCCGCCGGGCAGTCCCCGGCCGGGATGCAATTCGTCGCGGAGGTGGGCGACCGCAATTTCGTGATGGCCTCGGGCGAGACCCTGAAACAGAAGGTCGCGGACCTCAAGGGAACGGCGCGTGACCTCGGCCGCGAGGTCGGAACCTTCGCCTGCATCCAGATCGTCGCGGAGGCGACCGACGAGGAGGCGGAGGCACATACCCGCAAGATCATCGAGGATGCCGATCTGGGAGCCATCACCGCGGTGATGGCCAGCGCCACTCTCGATACGAATCCGGCGGGCACCTCGGAACAGTTGAAGAACGCGCTCAACCGCGATCCCGCGGACGGCAATGCCGCGTTCATGGGCATGCCGGTGATCCGTGGATCGTATCAGCGCGTGGCCGAGCAACTCGACCGGGTGGCCGAGGAGACCGGCATCGACGGGGTGATGCTCTGTTTCCCCGATTATCTGAAGGGCATCCGCGACTTCGGCGACAGGATCATGCCGCATCTGTCTTCGGCCTCCCTCTGA
- a CDS encoding isochorismatase family protein — MSDTSHDELEFFRKRGFGGEMGFGDRPALLVIDIMKAFTDPDLPLGADLSVQIGHINTLLDAAGAASVPAFFSIVSYEEADCRDAGVWGNKMSGLFDLETGSDAVQLDPRLRKPPGSSVFNKKYASCFFGTDLVSRLQARRIDTLIITGCTTSGCVRATAVDAVQYGFRPIVVEEAVGDRSRPAHAQALFDIQAKYGDVRGLDETVGQLERLAPAG; from the coding sequence ATGAGTGACACGTCCCACGATGAGCTGGAGTTCTTCCGCAAGCGGGGGTTCGGCGGGGAGATGGGCTTTGGAGACCGTCCCGCGCTTCTGGTGATCGACATCATGAAGGCCTTCACGGATCCGGACCTGCCTCTGGGCGCGGATCTGAGCGTGCAGATCGGGCATATCAACACGCTGCTGGATGCCGCCGGCGCGGCCTCGGTGCCCGCGTTCTTCTCGATCGTCAGCTATGAGGAGGCGGATTGCCGCGACGCGGGCGTGTGGGGGAACAAGATGAGCGGGCTGTTCGATCTGGAAACCGGCTCCGATGCGGTCCAGCTCGATCCGCGGCTGCGCAAGCCACCGGGATCCTCCGTCTTCAACAAGAAATATGCCTCCTGTTTCTTCGGAACGGATCTCGTCTCCCGCTTGCAGGCGCGGCGGATCGACACCCTGATCATCACCGGATGCACGACCAGCGGATGCGTGAGGGCGACCGCGGTGGATGCCGTGCAATACGGCTTTCGGCCGATCGTGGTGGAGGAGGCGGTCGGAGACCGCTCCCGCCCCGCGCATGCCCAGGCGCTGTTCGACATCCAGGCCAAGTATGGCGACGTCAGAGGCCTTGACGAGACGGTGGGGCAGCTCGAGCGGCTGGCCCCCGCGGGATAG